In Euphorbia lathyris chromosome 2, ddEupLath1.1, whole genome shotgun sequence, the sequence CTATGATCAGAGACCGAGAATCACATGGGCTCATTCACGGGTGCAAAGTAGCGAGGGAGGCTCCATCTATTACACATCTATTTTTTACCGATGATAGCCTCTTATTTTTTCAAGCTTCCTCTGAGGAGAGTTTACAGATTAAAGATTGCCTCCAGAAATATAAGCTTGCCACGGGTCAGACCATAAACCCCCTCAAATCGACAGCTTCATTTAGCAGCAATGTTCCATGGGACTCTCGTTCTTCTATATGTCAAATTTTTGGAATCCCCATTTCTGGCCCTCAAGGTAACTATGTAGGGCTTCCCTCCATCATCGGGCGTAACAAGTACGAGATTTTTAAGTATGTCAAAGAAAGGGTTTGGGACCATATTCAGAGTTGGAACTTCAAATTTCTCTCTAGAGCTGGGAAGAAAATTTTGCTGAAGTCAGTAATTCAAGCCCTTCCCGCCTACACTATGCAGGTGTTTCTTCTACCTGACTCGCTCTGTGACAAAGTGCAAAAAACAATGAATTATTTTTGGTGGGGCTGTTCGATTGATAGGAGCTCTGGGATTAGGTGGTGTTCATGGGATAAAATGTGTATCTCCAACAAACTCCGTGAATTCAATCTAAGCCTCCTAGCGAAGCAGGGCTGGTCTATTATGTGTGACTCATCCTCTCTAGCAGCCAAAGTTCTTAAGGCTCGATACTATCCTTATGGTTCCTTCCTTACTGCCTCTCTTGGATCCAACCCGAGCTATATTTGGCGCAGCTTGATGGCTGCTCAACCTCTTTTTTTAGCGGGCAGCAAGATTCGAGTTGGCTTAGGGAATAGCTTTAATATTTGGGAAAGCCCTTGGCTTATGTCAGAAGGATCTGGCTTTCTTCAAACCCCTGTTTTGTCGGATCTCCAACATGCAAAGGCTAGTGACCTAATGAATGATTCAAGGACTGGGTGGAACAAAAGCATTCTTTCTCGTCTTGTTAACAGAGACCGTGATTTGATTCGTCAAATTCCTGTTGCAAGTCGACCTAAAGAGGATGGCTGGTTGTGGCTATTTGATCGGAGGGGCACTTTTACTGTCAAAAGTGAGTATAATTTTCTGATGAGATCTCTTGCCGCCCGTCATGGTCGTCCATTTCCTTGGTGGTTTCAACTTTGGAATGCTGTTGTTCCGTCCAAATTTAAAGAGTTTTGTTGGCATGCCTCGTCAAATTTTCTTCCAACGACCTCCTCTCTTATATCCAAAGGTGTGAGCCTTGATCCTCTCTGCTTATTTTGTCACTCTCAAGTTGAGGATTCTTTCCATATTCTGGTGGGGTGCGATTTTGCGAGCTCCACTTGGCGATTGGCGAATTTGGGCATCAATTGTAATTTCTCTTGTCTCTCGGAATGGCTTACTGGTATCTTCACTTCCAAGCCCAAAGAGATGATTTGTCAAGTTATGTCTATCCTATGGCATATTTGGCAAGCTAGGAACAAGAAGCTTTTGCAAGGGTTGTCCCTCTCTCCGGAATCAATCCTCCACTCGGCTCAGGTGTTGTTTCATCTACCCATTCTCCCTCTCGCTGGATCGCTCCCCCCGTGAATTGGCTCAAATGCAACTTTGATGCGGCCTGTTTCAGCGATCTCAATTGCAGCGGTTTCGGTTGTGTCATTCGAGATGCCAATGGTAGGTTCATTGCTGCCCACTCTTCTCGTATTTCTGGCCTTCCCGATGCTCTTACTGCTGAAGCTCTGGGTTTTAGAGGCACGCTCAATTGGTTAAAAGGCTATAACCTTGATCATATTATTCTCGAATCTGATTCTCAGCTTCTGGTTCAAGCTTTTCACAGCAACAACTATACTAACTCCTATGTAGGAGCTGTTCTAGATGATTGTAGATTTTTTTTACAGTCGTTAAAATTTTTCATTGTTAAGCATGTTAAGCGGTCAGCGAACCAGGTGGCTCATGCTCTTGCACGAGCTTCTGGCTCTCAGTCTGATCCGTGTTCTTGGAAGGAACACCCTCCTCCTTGTATTGTTAATCTTCTTCCTTTGGAATTTTAATGAATTGTTTCTttgtgtcaaaaaaaaaaaaaaaaaaaagtcattttTGTTAGGGTTTACATATTTAGGACTTATCTCTACTTCCATAAATACTCATTCATAATTAATGATAATGTTAAGTTGCTCCATATTattctatatatattaaaaaaaaatgtctaccactaaaaattataaattttaaccaTTGCATTATTGTAATCTTGTAATCTCAATCATTAATAACAATATAATAATCAAGAATAAATAGCTAAATTTTAgctatttattaaatatatggTTAAACATAAAGTATTGATGGTTgaaatttagtattaaactgAAATGAGTTAAGAGAATCCAAATATTGGAATGCGAGAGTATAGAGTTTGGTAATGCAGTCATGAAATTGAAATCAGATGGAAAAATGAAGATGATAATGAGAACATAGAAGAAACAAGCAGTAATGAGTAGATTAGACGTTGAAGCAAGAGGTAGAATAAAAAAGAGAAGTCAAATTAAGAGAGGGTTGACTTGATATATAGGAATAAATAGGCATATCCCATTAGGATTCCCTTGTTACCCCTTAAATACCAGACCAGACCATACTTCTCCATATCCCACAATTCATTTCAACAACCGCCCTTCTTCTGGTTAGTTTCCaaactttcttttcttttgcatGAAATCATTTTAGATATATATCATAATGTCAGCCCTTTCTTGGATCTGCCGACTTTAATTATATACTATATGGATATATTCATTCTTATCATTGCACTAGGCATCATATCATATGCCAATTGTCTCCTGAATAATTTCATTACATATGCATGCTTCTAAGATAATTCATTAAATACTTCAagatttttagattaatttcaTTAACATAACATTTGCCAGGTcaatacatgtatatatactaACTTTAATAGCTTTGCTGttactttccttttttttcttaaatattttGCTATTGTCTCAGATTATGCCTCTATATTTTCTTGTTCTAATGATCATATTCATTTTGGGATTTCAAATTTACAACCATTGGCTTTGATATCAATTTCATGTATTACTCACCTCAAAGTTAgctaaaataatatataataatgtttCTCCCTAACACTTATCAATTAAACACCTGCAACTCTTACAATCCATGTCAAGAGAAGCAAAATCTTCTCCTAATTAATTTCCAATGGTTCGTTATTGTACAGCTGCCAAATTTCTTTTTATGCTGGCCAAATATAGAGTGACAGCTAATTTGATACATCATCTAGTATTTGAAAAGTCAAACTCCATAGCTCTAGTTTCTTTGAAAAGTAAGCAAAGTTAAGAAGCAAGTATTGAATGATAGTATCTATCTTGAGCTTATGCAGGAAAAGTGAAGGAGTGATGGCTGTAGGAGAACACTTAGGAGTGCTTACAGCACTCGATGTGGCTAAGACCCAATTGTACCATTTTACAGCTATTGTAATTGCTGGAATGGGTTTTTTCACCGATGCATACGATCTTTTCTGCATATCCCTTGTAACTAAGTTACTAGGCAGAATATACTACACAGATCTCACCAAAGACAAGCCTGGGTCCCTGCCCCCTAACGTCGCTGCTGCAGTCAATGGTGTTGCACTCTGCGGAACTTTGGCTGGCCAGCTCTTCTTCGGCTGGCTCGGCGACAAATTGGGTAGAAAAAAAGTCTATGGGATAACACTTGTTCTCATGGTCGTTTGTTCCTTAGCCTCAGGCCTTTCCTTTGGAAGTTCTCCAGAGGGTGTAGTTGCTACTCTTTGTTTCTTCCGATTCTGGCTCGGATTCGGAATCGGGGGAGATTATCCTCTTTCTGCTACAATCATGTCCGAATACGCTAACAAGAAGACCCGTGGGGCATTCATAGCCGCGGTGTTTGCTATGCAAGGATTCGGGATTTTGGGAGGTGGAATTGTAGCTCTGGTAATTTCGAGTGCTTTTGATCATCGATTCGAATCGCCTATCTATGCAGTTGACCGAGCAGCCTCACTCGCTCCACAGGCGGATTACGTTTGGCGTCTAATCTTAATGTTCGGAGCTCTTCCAGCTGCCTTAACTTATTACTGGCGTATGAAAATGCCTGAAACTGCACGATACACAGCCCTGGTCGCCAAAAACGCTAAACAAGCAGCTTCAGACATGTCTAAAGTGTTAAATGTGGAACTGGAAGTAGAGGAAGACAAGGTTatgaaaataggagaagagCCAAACAATTCCTTCGGGCTATTCTCGAGGGAATTCGCCAAGCGCCATGGGCTTCACCTTGTAGGAACAACAACAACTTGGTTCTTATTagatattgctttttacagccAAAATCTATTCCAGAAAGATATATTTACCGCGATCAATTGGATACCAAAAGCAGCAGAAATGAATGCAATTCACGAAGTTTATCGCATTGCAAGGGCTCAAACACTTATTGCTTTGTGCAGTACAGTTCCTGGATATTGGTTTACAGTGCTATTTATAGACTATATAGGAAGATTCGCAATACAACTAATGGGTTTCTTCTTCATGACAGTGTTCATGTTTGCACTTGCTATTCCTTACCACCACTGGACCTTGAAGCCTAACCGAATAGGGTTTGTGGCAATGTATTCATTGACATTTTTCTTCGCCAATTTTGGACCCAATGCCACAACATTTGTCGTCCCGGCGGAGATATTTCCGGCAAGGTTGAGATCAACTTGCCATGGTATATCTGCTGCAGCTGGAAAAGCAGGAGCAATTATAGGTGCGTTTGGTTTCTTATATGCTGCACAAAACCAAGACAAGACGAAGACGGATGCTGGATATCCCCCGGGTATTGGTGTGAAGAACTCTTTGATTGCTCTTGGTGTGATTAACTTTTTGGGAATGGTATTTACTCTTTTGGTACCTGAATCCAAGGGTAAATCGCTCGAAGAGTTGACCGGTGAGAATGAGGATAATGCCCCCGACGGAAATGCTGTCGTTGATACTGCTAGAACTGTTCCTGTGTGATTCTAATTGTTCAATCTTATATCTATCTCTTTGATTTTCAGATTATGTTTGTGTTATCTTATCTATCTCGTTGTTGTTTTCAATTGGGTTTTATGATTCAATTATATTATTTGGAATGCAATGTTAGTTTTTGGTTGTAAGTATAATAATAagataattaaaaagaaaaatcattGATTTGTGCGGATTGGTGTTGACCGATAATATATGCGAATGGATTTTAGTGTTCGCCTTGCATAGTTTTCCATATCATAGTTTGTGAAGACGATAAATATATAAGTTATGGAAGTAGCCAACAAACTAATATTCATTGTGAACCCATTTTTAGGGTTTGAATTAATCCGCCTCTTAAATTCTTTCCCTATCCAATAAATAATCCTATAAATATTCGACAAACATGACTCTTTAAAATATCACTAATAatataacatttttttaaactaatattataacatttaaactttattttatgatataaaaaaattctttaACTTGAGGTATATTTACATTTAAgtactaattaaaaaaaatacaaattaaaaaaatttatttaaaaaattaacaaaatgataATCTACATTTTGATTAgataattaacttttttttttttatttgaacttcAATATAAAGTTCAAAGACTTTAATTTGACCAAATGAAAGTTAAGGATCataatgttaataatattttaattcacAGGGCATAGATGAAGAATTTGAATCATCTCAAGTTGAGTTTTAACATAGAGAGATAAAATTTGATACATCTGAACAATCAATTACCAAATTAATGGTTGAAATTTggggaaaaaaa encodes:
- the LOC136220595 gene encoding probable inorganic phosphate transporter 1-3 gives rise to the protein MAVGEHLGVLTALDVAKTQLYHFTAIVIAGMGFFTDAYDLFCISLVTKLLGRIYYTDLTKDKPGSLPPNVAAAVNGVALCGTLAGQLFFGWLGDKLGRKKVYGITLVLMVVCSLASGLSFGSSPEGVVATLCFFRFWLGFGIGGDYPLSATIMSEYANKKTRGAFIAAVFAMQGFGILGGGIVALVISSAFDHRFESPIYAVDRAASLAPQADYVWRLILMFGALPAALTYYWRMKMPETARYTALVAKNAKQAASDMSKVLNVELEVEEDKVMKIGEEPNNSFGLFSREFAKRHGLHLVGTTTTWFLLDIAFYSQNLFQKDIFTAINWIPKAAEMNAIHEVYRIARAQTLIALCSTVPGYWFTVLFIDYIGRFAIQLMGFFFMTVFMFALAIPYHHWTLKPNRIGFVAMYSLTFFFANFGPNATTFVVPAEIFPARLRSTCHGISAAAGKAGAIIGAFGFLYAAQNQDKTKTDAGYPPGIGVKNSLIALGVINFLGMVFTLLVPESKGKSLEELTGENEDNAPDGNAVVDTARTVPV